TACGTGCGGAGCTTACCCCTCGAGTCGAGCAGGAAAAACGTCGGATCAACGGTGAaaacaaccttttttttttgagtgcctCAAACTAGGTACAAACACCATTATGGTTCATAGGCGTTTGAGACTCCAAACCAGAAAAAATCCAGGTACGTGCGACACCAGCGGAGAACCCCACCGGGTTCGAACGCTGGCGGGGGGCCTCCCCACCGGAGGACCCAACCACCGAGCCATGAGCTCGTTCGCAACGATGAAAACTACTTGTTGCAATGTAAAAAAAGTAAAACCGCCGTCAGCTGATGGCCACCGCCCGCAGAAAAACGCGGCGTTTCGGTCGGCATCAGGAGGAGAGGTTCTGGGAGGCGCCGGTTCGGGTCGTTGCCTGCTCCAATCGGTTACCTTGGCTGTTTCAGACAGCACGCGCTGGGAGCCGGAGCTTCCGATCCCTTGGATAGAGAAAGAAATTAGGCGGAGCTGCTTTGTGACAGGGAGGTGTGGAAGCCTTATCTTGCTGCTGGTACTCGTCGTCTAGAACGCAAATCTGAgcttttattttgtttctgtAAAACCATCCATCTAGTGCGGAGTCTTTGTTCCGGAAAAGAAGAGGACCGGGAAAATCTGGCGCAACCAAGCCCGTGCCCTGAAAGccctggaggcggcggtggcgtggcgtTCCGTTCGCAACGGCCTTGACGACTGCGGGGAAGGCGCCCCACGTTATTCAGAAGCCAAACCCAAGCCTCGCAGCCCCACTTCTCCCGTTCCACCGGTATATATATGCCGCGGGTCACCGAGAGGTCGGGTCATCGGCAGCCTGCGAGACCAGTTCGATCGATCAATCAGGCCCAGAAACCTCGGCGTCGCTTGCTTGCGTTGCGTGTGTGTGCGTGTTCTTGATTCATGGCGAGATCGCCGTTCGTCCCGATGGAGGCGGGGAGGGAGCAAGGCGCCGTCGGAGGGGGAGCGGCGATGAAGGGCCAGGaggagcgggaggcggcggcggcggcggtgctgctggTGCACAGCCAGGTGCGGCGGATCAAGCGGGAGGACGAGGCGGCCCGGGAGCGCCTCCTCAAGCTGCGGCTGCTGGAGACCAGGCCCGCCGGCGCCTTCTGCGACCCGGTGGCGTGGCGGGCCTCCCGCTCGCtgtcgccgctccgccgcgccgggaACGGCGGCGTCCCCGTGGGGAACTGatgggtggccggccggccgtagCAGGGGCAGGAGTTCTTGCTGCGCCTCCGATCCGTGTTCCCGAGCTAGCTAGCGCTCGCGGTCGCGGTTACCAGCAGCAGCCTGTTGTAGATACGAAGGGGAGAGTCGGTACCAATTAGTCAGTCGGTCGGTCATCGTGCCCGTCCATGTTTTTCTTGCCGAAGTTCATGGGATGGGAGCTTAGTAGGGACGAGACGACGGTAGGGTGATGGCAGCGTCGCCGTGTGACCATGTATTAGTACTAGCATGCTC
This portion of the Panicum virgatum strain AP13 chromosome 2N, P.virgatum_v5, whole genome shotgun sequence genome encodes:
- the LOC120660606 gene encoding uncharacterized protein LOC120660606; translated protein: MARSPFVPMEAGREQGAVGGGAAMKGQEEREAAAAAVLLVHSQVRRIKREDEAARERLLKLRLLETRPAGAFCDPVAWRASRSLSPLRRAGNGGVPVGN